Part of the Heliomicrobium gestii genome is shown below.
AGCCCTTTTTGGTTTAGTTTGCGCAAAACACAATATCGCTCTAGCCGTTCACGAAGCTACGCCATCCTTCCTCGTTCTTTTTTCAAATTGTGCAATATATGGTGTGAAGATTTTTATAGTAATACCTGAAAAAACAGCCGATAAAATCGTACCGACTGCAATAGGACCATGAAAAAAATACGCAAGAATTACAAAGAAAATACTGATGAATGCTCTGGAAATAGCGAGATTCCAACCTGTTAATTTTCTTACGACTTGCATCGATCGATCCATTGGATTAGGCGCAAAATCGGCCTGTAGATTGACTGCTATCCCGAATCCGCCCAATCCAAGACCAATCGTGAAACAGAGCAGTCGTGCAAGTATCGTGCACGGTTGAATCCAGTCTGAAGTTACAAATAACCAAAAATCAATACCGATTCCTGTAATGAATGATGTTAATAACGCTACGTATTCGGGGGTTCGACGTTGTGCTAGCGCATTAAGCAGAACCAGCAAAAGACCGATACTAATTTCCCAACTCCCGACGCTTAACCCAAACGTTTTATACAAACCGACAAGCAGCGCATCAAAAGGCCCCGTACCCATATGGGATTGAATGGTTAAGGAAATCCCAAAAGTCATAATTATAATCCCAAATGTATAAAACAAAAAACGCAGGAACTTCTGCTGCATAGTATTCTTCCAATCACGAAATATTGTTTGTAACGCAGTAAAAACTTTGGATGTTCTATTTACTGGCAAGTCGAAAACTATTGGCCACTTGCCACGCAGTAACCGAGTCAATCGCATCGGCGTCAAAATACAGATCATACGCTGTCTGATGTTCTCGATCTACAACATAAAAATGTCGTTCATAGTTTACTTCATTACCGTTAGCCGCAGCGGGTGGAATTCTCTTTAATGTAACCGAATAGCACTCTCGTTCGTAACCAGAATATTTATTCAACCGCTCCACCGCTTCGAAAGGATTGGGGTGTAGAAATTCAACCGAACTTCCTCCGGGGAAATGAAGCACCGCAACACCGCCGACATTTTTTTCTCCTGTATTATCTGTTTTAAATGACAGTTCCGCTACGGAAGAATTCGTTTTTACGACAGTCCACTTAGAAGGAACGGAAATATCATAATCGCTCGTCTGGATCGACTGTAGTGGAAACCCATCACTCACATTAAAGTCATCTGCCTGCCATCTTCCATCGATTGATTTGGTCAAAGTGATGGAAATCGCAACAGGATATACACCACCTATGGCCGACGTCCGACTGATGCCTTTCAGCTTATAGGTTCGTCTACTATCATTCGGCTTGTACACCTCTTCGACGTTTAATGTAGAGAGCCAGG
Proteins encoded:
- a CDS encoding YczE/YyaS/YitT family protein, whose product is MQQKFLRFLFYTFGIIIMTFGISLTIQSHMGTGPFDALLVGLYKTFGLSVGSWEISIGLLLVLLNALAQRRTPEYVALLTSFITGIGIDFWLFVTSDWIQPCTILARLLCFTIGLGLGGFGIAVNLQADFAPNPMDRSMQVVRKLTGWNLAISRAFISIFFVILAYFFHGPIAVGTILSAVFSGITIKIFTPYIAQFEKRTRKDGVAS